One Catenulispora sp. EB89 DNA window includes the following coding sequences:
- the narI gene encoding respiratory nitrate reductase subunit gamma — MKTFLWGALPYVAAAILVTGLAWRYRYDKFGWTTRSSESYERRILNIASPMFHYGILFVFVGHLMGLFIPSSWTNALGLTEHGYNLLSLFGGTAAGALAVIGILTLIYRRRTTPAVFRAATRNDKLMYVVLLAAIVMGLVAKLTHAGIHAGYDYRATIAPWARSLFVLQPKTGLMAQAPVVFQVHAAIGLLLFALLPFTRLVHMFSAPVQYLFRPYIVYRSRDPRGLSEAPARRGWERIGS, encoded by the coding sequence GTGAAGACGTTCCTTTGGGGCGCGCTTCCCTATGTCGCCGCCGCGATCCTGGTCACCGGCCTGGCGTGGCGCTACCGGTACGACAAGTTCGGCTGGACGACGCGGTCCTCGGAGAGCTACGAGCGGCGGATTCTGAACATCGCCTCGCCGATGTTCCACTACGGGATCCTGTTCGTGTTCGTCGGACACCTGATGGGGCTGTTCATCCCTTCTTCCTGGACGAACGCTCTGGGGCTGACCGAGCACGGATACAACCTGCTGTCCCTGTTCGGCGGCACCGCTGCCGGGGCGCTGGCCGTCATCGGCATCCTGACGCTGATCTACCGCCGCCGCACGACGCCGGCGGTGTTCCGCGCCGCCACCCGCAACGACAAGCTGATGTACGTGGTGCTACTGGCGGCGATCGTCATGGGCCTGGTCGCCAAGCTGACGCACGCCGGCATCCACGCAGGCTACGACTACCGCGCGACCATCGCGCCCTGGGCCCGCAGCCTGTTCGTGCTGCAACCGAAGACCGGCCTGATGGCTCAGGCACCGGTGGTGTTCCAGGTGCACGCGGCGATCGGCCTGCTGCTCTTCGCCCTGCTGCCCTTCACACGCCTCGTGCACATGTTCAGCGCGCCAGTCCAGTACCTGTTCCGCCCGTACATCGTCTACCGCAGCCGCGACCCCCGCGGCCTCTCCGAGGCCCCGGCACGCCGCGGCTGGGAGCGAATCGGGAGCTGA
- the narJ gene encoding nitrate reductase molybdenum cofactor assembly chaperone, whose translation MAGLFKGSGSHGFKGSGSPGATSISRRDRVVLQASARLLDYPDAAWRERLPLVRSALESAGGAAARKLIAFLDQASSTPMVDACSHYVDVFDFKNRHSLYLTWWLDGDTRRRGASLVELKAVFRDAGFLFTEAELPDYLPVVLEFVAASGDRGLLLRHRPGLELLRLALAEHGTAYASVLEAVCSTLPGASPKDRAAARALASAGPPRETVGLDPDTAALRPYGHLDLLPILAPDR comes from the coding sequence ATGGCCGGCCTCTTCAAAGGCTCTGGATCCCACGGCTTCAAAGGTTCTGGATCGCCCGGCGCGACATCGATCAGCCGACGCGACCGGGTGGTACTTCAGGCCTCTGCGCGTCTGCTCGACTATCCCGATGCCGCGTGGCGCGAGCGTCTTCCCTTAGTGCGGTCCGCACTGGAGTCGGCTGGCGGCGCTGCTGCCCGCAAGCTGATCGCTTTCCTCGATCAAGCTTCTTCGACCCCGATGGTCGACGCCTGCTCCCACTACGTCGACGTGTTCGACTTCAAGAACCGGCACAGCCTGTATCTGACGTGGTGGCTCGACGGGGACACGCGGCGCCGTGGCGCGTCGCTGGTCGAGCTGAAGGCCGTGTTCCGGGATGCCGGGTTTCTGTTCACCGAGGCAGAGCTTCCGGACTACCTGCCGGTGGTCCTGGAGTTCGTCGCCGCGAGCGGGGATCGCGGGCTCCTGCTGCGTCACCGTCCCGGCCTGGAACTGCTGAGGCTGGCGCTCGCCGAACACGGCACCGCCTACGCCTCCGTGCTGGAGGCGGTGTGCTCCACGTTGCCGGGCGCGTCGCCGAAGGACCGGGCCGCCGCACGTGCGCTGGCCTCCGCCGGGCCGCCGCGCGAGACCGTCGGGCTGGATCCGGACACTGCGGCGTTGCGTCCGTACGGTCACCTCGACCTGCTGCCCATTCTGGCCCCGGACCGTTAG
- the narH gene encoding nitrate reductase subunit beta, which yields MRVMAQIAMVMNLDKCIGCHACSVTCKQTWTNRRGMEYVWFNNVETRPGLGYPRRYSDQEKWKGGWELNRRGRLKLKQGGRLKKLAEIFANPVLPTVEDYYEPWTYDYGNLQQAPLGNDYPVARPRSLLTGKPMDTVRWSANWDDDLGGAPEHGPDDPIVQKMREEIGEKVRFSFEEAFMFYLPRICEHCLNPACVASCPSGALYKRSEDGIVLVDQDRCRGWRQCVTACPYKKIYFNHRTGKAEKCTFCYPRVEVGLPTVCSETCPGRLRYLGVMLYDADRVAAAAETADDRDLYEAQLGVFLDPNDAEVARAAEAAGIPFEWMEAARRSPVRKLICDYKVALPLHPEFRTMPMVWYIPPLSPVVEAVSESGYDGEDADNLFGAIDALRIPIEYLAGLFTAGDVVPVRTALGRLAAMRAYMRELNLDTTPEVPSVEIEEMYRLLAIAKYEERYVIPTAAMADAHAIEEAALGGGCSVDYDSADGEADGVAGPFGDDSGKKALPLISLESFHAMRRRQTADREEEV from the coding sequence ATGCGCGTCATGGCTCAGATCGCGATGGTGATGAACCTCGACAAGTGCATCGGCTGCCATGCGTGCTCGGTGACGTGCAAGCAGACGTGGACCAACCGGCGCGGGATGGAGTACGTCTGGTTCAACAACGTGGAGACGCGTCCCGGGCTGGGATATCCGCGGCGGTACTCCGACCAGGAGAAGTGGAAGGGCGGCTGGGAGCTGAACCGGCGCGGCCGGTTGAAGCTGAAGCAGGGCGGGCGGCTGAAGAAGCTCGCTGAGATCTTCGCCAATCCGGTGCTGCCGACTGTCGAGGACTACTACGAGCCCTGGACGTACGACTACGGGAACCTCCAGCAGGCGCCCCTGGGCAACGACTATCCGGTCGCGCGGCCCCGGTCGCTGCTCACCGGCAAGCCGATGGACACCGTGCGCTGGAGCGCGAACTGGGACGACGACCTCGGCGGGGCACCTGAGCATGGGCCTGACGATCCGATCGTGCAGAAGATGCGCGAGGAGATCGGGGAGAAGGTGCGCTTCTCCTTTGAGGAAGCGTTCATGTTCTATCTGCCGCGGATCTGCGAACACTGTCTGAACCCTGCGTGTGTGGCTTCTTGTCCGTCCGGTGCGCTCTATAAGCGGAGCGAGGACGGCATCGTGTTGGTCGATCAGGACCGGTGCAGGGGGTGGCGGCAGTGCGTCACTGCGTGTCCGTACAAGAAGATCTACTTCAACCACCGGACCGGTAAGGCGGAGAAGTGCACGTTCTGCTATCCGCGGGTAGAGGTGGGGCTTCCCACTGTCTGCTCAGAGACGTGTCCGGGGCGGCTGCGGTATCTCGGGGTGATGCTTTACGACGCGGATCGGGTAGCGGCTGCGGCGGAGACTGCTGATGACCGCGACTTGTATGAGGCGCAACTCGGCGTGTTCCTGGATCCGAACGACGCAGAGGTCGCGCGCGCCGCAGAGGCTGCCGGCATCCCTTTTGAGTGGATGGAGGCAGCGCGGCGTTCTCCAGTCCGCAAGCTGATCTGCGACTACAAGGTGGCGCTGCCGTTGCATCCGGAGTTCCGCACTATGCCGATGGTCTGGTACATCCCGCCTCTGTCGCCGGTTGTCGAGGCGGTCTCGGAGTCCGGGTATGACGGCGAGGACGCGGACAACCTGTTCGGCGCAATCGATGCGCTGCGGATCCCGATCGAATACCTCGCTGGATTGTTCACCGCAGGGGATGTGGTTCCGGTACGCACAGCGCTCGGACGCCTCGCTGCGATGCGCGCTTATATGCGGGAGCTGAACCTCGATACTACACCTGAAGTGCCATCGGTGGAGATCGAGGAGATGTACCGGCTTCTGGCGATCGCCAAGTACGAGGAACGCTATGTGATTCCTACTGCGGCGATGGCTGATGCGCACGCTATAGAGGAGGCGGCGCTCGGCGGCGGGTGCAGCGTTGACTACGACAGCGCCGATGGTGAGGCGGACGGTGTGGCCGGGCCGTTCGGGGACGACTCGGGGAAGAAGGCGCTGCCGTTGATATCTCTGGAGAGTTTCCACGCTATGCGGCGGCGGCAGACGGCGGATCGGGAGGAGGAGGTCTGA
- a CDS encoding nitrate reductase subunit alpha — protein MPRDGSKQPKEPDALLLAAGKYFHRGTTSPDLHSVAYQGGREGDVFYRDRWNHDKIVYSTHGVNCTGSCRWKVYVKDGIITWETQATDYPSVGPDRPEYEPRGCPRGASFSWYTYSPSRVRHPYIRGVLLEQFRAAKKAAGGDPIAAWAAIQSDPERRRAYQNARGKGGLVRATWDEAVDIIAAAHVHTIKEHGPDRIAGFSPIPAMSMVSHASGARFMSLIGGTMLSFYDWYADLPVASPQVFGDQTDVPESGDWWDAAYLIMWGSNVPVTRTPDAHWMAEARYRGQKVVVVAPDYADNAKFADEWLHPHPGTDAALAIAMGHVILKEHFVDTHNEFFDSYVKQFTDLPFLVTLTEHDRGGYYVPDKFVRAADLDTGADETADETADETTAETTAETTAETEGADWKTVILDTATGRPVVPNGSLGFRWTASGEGRWNLDLDDVEPRLSLLGLPEAIPAEVLLTRFDTDGGRHGQGRGEIHTRGVPAVRLHPGGPLVTTVYDLLLAQYGVARADLPGIWPTGYDDATAPGTPAWAEAQTSVPARLAVKIAREFADTATKSGGRCMILMGAGTNHWFHSETIYRSFLALLTLTGCQGRNGGGWAHYVGQEKCRPATGWATLASANDWSRPPRQAIGAGFFYLNTDQWRYDQFRTEVLTSPLASGAMKGMSGADCLARASRLGWMPSYPTFDRNPLDLVDEAKAAGKEPADHVVDELKAGRLGFAGEDPDAPENWPRVLTLWRANLLGSSAKGAEYFAKHLLGTHSSLSAEEARDDVRPRDVKWHPEAPQGKLDLLLSLDFRMTSSALLSDVVLPAATWYEKHDLSSTDMHPFIHSFSPAVDPPWQARTDFTAFHTIARRFSELAEGRLDTRHDLVATPLQHDTPGETAQPGGVVRDWRLGQCEPVPGRTMPALAVVERDYTAVAAKMAALGPNVEKLGLPVKGLKFVPDEEVTALKALNGTARGGPADGRPLLDTDVKACNAILHLSGTSNGRLAVQGFHQLEKRVGKEFAHLAAEHEGKQITYADTQAAPVPVITSPEWSGSEAGGRRYAPFTLNTEHLKPWHTLTGRQHFYLDHDWIHEFGEALPVYRPPLDMNRLFGEPRLGPDGQNEVTVRYLTPHNKWSIHSEYQDNLFMLSLSRGGQVIWMSEKDAAAIGVRDNDWIEAVNRNGVVVARAIVSHRMPQGTVYMHHAQDRTVGVPKTETTGKRGGIHNSLTRVMLKPTHLIGGYAQLSWAFNYLGPTGNQRDEVTVIRRRSQEVEY, from the coding sequence GTGCCGCGCGACGGATCCAAGCAGCCGAAGGAGCCCGACGCGCTCCTGCTTGCCGCCGGCAAGTACTTCCACCGCGGCACCACCTCCCCGGACCTGCACAGCGTCGCCTACCAGGGCGGCCGCGAAGGCGACGTCTTCTACCGCGACCGCTGGAACCACGACAAGATCGTGTACTCCACCCACGGCGTCAACTGCACCGGCTCGTGCCGCTGGAAGGTCTACGTCAAAGACGGCATCATCACCTGGGAGACGCAGGCCACCGACTACCCCTCCGTCGGCCCGGACCGCCCCGAATACGAGCCGCGCGGCTGCCCGCGCGGCGCCTCCTTCTCCTGGTACACCTACTCCCCCTCGCGCGTACGCCACCCCTACATCCGCGGCGTACTGCTCGAACAGTTCCGCGCCGCCAAGAAGGCCGCCGGCGGGGATCCGATCGCCGCCTGGGCCGCGATCCAGTCAGACCCCGAACGCCGCCGCGCCTACCAGAACGCCCGCGGCAAAGGCGGCCTGGTCCGCGCCACCTGGGACGAAGCAGTGGACATCATCGCCGCGGCACACGTCCACACCATCAAGGAACACGGCCCCGACCGCATCGCCGGCTTCTCCCCGATCCCGGCCATGTCCATGGTCTCCCACGCCTCCGGCGCGCGCTTCATGTCGCTCATCGGCGGCACCATGCTGTCGTTCTACGATTGGTACGCCGACCTCCCCGTCGCCTCCCCGCAGGTTTTCGGCGACCAGACCGACGTCCCCGAGTCCGGCGACTGGTGGGACGCCGCCTACCTGATCATGTGGGGCTCCAACGTCCCGGTGACCCGAACCCCCGACGCGCACTGGATGGCCGAGGCGCGCTATCGCGGCCAGAAGGTCGTGGTCGTCGCCCCCGACTACGCCGACAACGCCAAGTTCGCCGACGAATGGCTGCACCCGCATCCCGGCACCGACGCCGCGCTGGCCATCGCCATGGGGCACGTCATCCTCAAAGAGCACTTCGTCGACACCCACAACGAGTTCTTCGACTCCTACGTCAAACAGTTCACCGACCTGCCGTTCCTGGTCACGCTGACCGAACACGACAGGGGCGGCTACTACGTCCCCGACAAGTTCGTCCGCGCCGCGGATCTGGACACCGGCGCTGACGAAACCGCTGACGAGACCGCTGACGAGACCACCGCCGAGACCACCGCCGAAACCACCGCCGAAACCGAAGGCGCCGACTGGAAAACCGTCATCCTCGACACCGCCACCGGCCGCCCCGTCGTCCCCAACGGCTCCCTCGGCTTCCGCTGGACCGCCTCCGGCGAAGGCCGCTGGAACCTGGACCTGGACGACGTCGAACCCCGCCTGAGCCTGCTCGGCCTGCCCGAAGCCATCCCCGCCGAGGTCCTGCTCACCCGCTTCGACACCGACGGCGGCCGGCACGGCCAGGGCCGCGGCGAGATCCACACCCGCGGCGTCCCGGCCGTCCGCCTGCACCCCGGCGGCCCGCTCGTCACCACGGTCTACGACCTGCTCCTGGCCCAGTACGGCGTGGCCCGCGCGGACCTGCCCGGCATCTGGCCCACCGGCTACGACGACGCCACCGCCCCCGGCACCCCGGCCTGGGCCGAGGCGCAGACCTCGGTCCCGGCCCGGCTCGCCGTCAAGATCGCCCGCGAGTTCGCCGACACCGCGACCAAGTCCGGCGGCCGCTGCATGATCCTGATGGGCGCCGGCACCAACCACTGGTTCCACTCCGAGACCATCTACCGGTCCTTCCTGGCCCTGCTCACCCTCACCGGCTGCCAGGGCCGCAACGGCGGCGGCTGGGCCCACTACGTCGGCCAGGAGAAATGCCGCCCCGCCACCGGCTGGGCCACCCTGGCCTCGGCCAACGACTGGTCCCGGCCGCCCCGCCAGGCCATCGGCGCAGGGTTCTTCTACCTGAACACCGACCAGTGGCGCTACGACCAGTTCCGCACCGAAGTCCTCACCTCGCCCCTGGCCTCCGGCGCCATGAAGGGCATGTCCGGCGCGGACTGCCTGGCGCGCGCCTCACGCCTGGGCTGGATGCCGTCCTACCCGACGTTCGACCGGAACCCGCTGGACCTCGTCGACGAGGCGAAGGCCGCCGGGAAGGAACCGGCCGACCACGTCGTCGACGAGCTCAAGGCCGGACGGCTCGGATTCGCCGGCGAAGACCCCGACGCGCCGGAGAACTGGCCACGGGTCCTAACACTGTGGCGCGCGAACCTGCTGGGGTCCTCCGCCAAGGGCGCGGAGTACTTCGCCAAGCACCTGCTGGGAACGCACTCCTCACTCAGCGCCGAGGAAGCACGCGATGACGTGCGACCCCGCGACGTGAAATGGCACCCGGAGGCGCCGCAGGGCAAGCTCGACCTGCTGCTGTCACTGGACTTCCGGATGACGTCCTCGGCGCTGCTGTCCGACGTCGTGCTGCCCGCCGCCACCTGGTACGAGAAGCACGACTTGTCCTCCACGGACATGCACCCCTTCATCCACTCCTTCAGCCCCGCCGTCGACCCGCCGTGGCAGGCGCGCACCGACTTCACTGCGTTCCACACCATCGCGCGGCGCTTCAGCGAACTGGCCGAGGGCCGCCTGGACACCCGGCACGACCTCGTCGCCACGCCGCTGCAGCACGACACGCCCGGCGAGACCGCGCAGCCCGGCGGCGTCGTCCGGGACTGGCGGCTCGGCCAGTGCGAACCCGTGCCGGGCAGGACGATGCCGGCGCTGGCCGTCGTCGAGCGCGACTACACGGCGGTCGCGGCGAAGATGGCGGCGCTCGGGCCGAACGTGGAGAAGCTCGGGCTGCCGGTCAAGGGCCTGAAGTTCGTCCCCGACGAGGAAGTCACCGCGCTCAAGGCGCTCAACGGCACGGCGCGCGGCGGCCCCGCCGACGGCCGGCCGCTGCTGGACACCGACGTCAAGGCCTGCAACGCGATCCTGCACCTGTCGGGCACCAGCAACGGACGGCTGGCCGTCCAGGGCTTCCACCAGCTGGAAAAGCGCGTCGGCAAGGAGTTCGCGCACCTGGCAGCCGAACACGAGGGCAAGCAGATCACCTACGCCGACACCCAGGCCGCCCCGGTCCCGGTGATCACCTCGCCGGAGTGGTCCGGCAGCGAAGCCGGCGGACGCCGCTACGCGCCGTTCACGCTGAACACCGAACACCTCAAGCCCTGGCACACCCTCACCGGCCGCCAGCACTTCTACCTCGACCACGACTGGATCCACGAGTTCGGCGAGGCGCTGCCGGTCTACCGGCCGCCGCTGGACATGAACCGGCTGTTCGGGGAGCCGCGGCTCGGACCGGACGGGCAGAACGAGGTCACCGTCAGGTACCTGACCCCGCACAACAAGTGGTCCATCCACTCCGAGTACCAGGACAACCTGTTCATGCTCTCGCTGTCGCGCGGCGGACAGGTCATCTGGATGTCGGAGAAGGACGCCGCCGCGATCGGCGTGCGCGACAACGACTGGATCGAGGCGGTCAACCGCAACGGCGTGGTGGTGGCGCGCGCGATCGTCTCCCATCGGATGCCGCAGGGGACGGTCTATATGCACCACGCGCAGGACCGCACGGTAGGCGTCCCCAAGACCGAGACCACGGGCAAGCGCGGCGGGATCCACAACTCCCTGACCCGGGTCATGCTCAAGCCGACTCACCTCATCGGCGGCTATGCCCAGTTGTCCTGGGCCTTCAACTATCTGGGGCCGACCGGGAACCAGCGCGACGAGGTCACTGTCATCCGGCGGCGTTCGCAGGAGGTCGAGTACTGA
- a CDS encoding SRPBCC domain-containing protein, translating into MTTDIQDRIERETLIAASQDRVWSLVTEPGFWVAPTGATAAVGQTTVAHDDKYGDFPVRVEKVDPKSYVSYRWASAYGGEALREGITTLIEFTLTPEGDGTRLRVVESGFAVLDGSEDVRRGALKDNTSGWAEVMDAFKKRAEEAA; encoded by the coding sequence ATGACCACCGACATCCAGGACCGCATCGAGCGCGAGACCCTGATCGCCGCCTCCCAGGACCGCGTCTGGTCGCTGGTGACCGAGCCCGGCTTCTGGGTCGCCCCGACCGGCGCCACCGCGGCCGTCGGCCAGACCACGGTCGCCCACGACGACAAGTACGGCGACTTCCCGGTGCGAGTGGAGAAGGTCGACCCCAAGAGCTACGTCTCCTACCGGTGGGCCAGTGCCTACGGCGGCGAGGCGCTGCGCGAGGGCATCACGACGCTGATCGAGTTCACGCTCACCCCCGAGGGTGACGGCACCCGGCTGCGCGTGGTCGAGAGCGGCTTCGCGGTGCTGGACGGGAGCGAGGACGTGCGGCGCGGGGCGCTGAAGGACAATACGTCGGGGTGGGCTGAGGTGATGGACGCGTTCAAGAAGCGCGCTGAAGAGGCGGCGTGA
- a CDS encoding ArsR/SmtB family transcription factor — MDEAGSEGGVLAEPVDEVLTALADPTRRRLLDLLAARGAASATELAGDLPVTRQAVVKHLAVLDAAGLVAGRRMGREVRYEVRSAALDATARWMATLAADWDRRLARIKAVAEAAEAAEAAEVAARDGDR, encoded by the coding sequence ATGGATGAGGCGGGTTCGGAGGGCGGCGTTCTGGCCGAGCCGGTCGACGAGGTGCTGACGGCGCTCGCCGATCCGACCCGGCGGCGTCTGCTGGACCTGCTGGCTGCGCGGGGGGCCGCGTCGGCGACGGAGTTGGCGGGGGATCTGCCGGTGACCAGGCAGGCGGTGGTGAAGCACCTGGCGGTGCTGGACGCCGCCGGGCTGGTCGCCGGCCGCCGCATGGGGCGCGAGGTGCGCTACGAGGTGCGGTCGGCGGCGCTGGACGCGACGGCGCGGTGGATGGCGACCTTGGCCGCGGACTGGGATCGGCGGCTGGCGCGGATCAAGGCGGTCGCGGAGGCCGCCGAGGCGGCGGAGGCTGCGGAGGTTGCGGCGCGCGACGGCGATCGGTGA
- a CDS encoding N-acetylglucosamine kinase encodes MSTAERRHADLLLAVDGGNSKTDVRLVRADGTPVRRAIGGPFRPQALGVPAAMAVLDGLVAQVLSGDGDQLTHDGAADTGEEQITIGPVTRVRGIAAFLAGADLPEEISTLQAEVEARGWADEVYVANDTFAVLYAGSPRRQGVAVVCGTGINCVAVAPDGRTATFPGLGWESGDWGGGGDLGRAALWWAVRAEDGRGPATLLLDAVTSHFGRPQALDVVLAIHRGQESDRRLAELAPAVFAAADAGDEIAGWLIDVLADEIAGMAASAARRLDLDAPDVLLGGSVAAAGHPRLLARVRERAPGPITVVTDAPVVGAVRYGVGRWGADAPIPA; translated from the coding sequence ATGAGCACCGCCGAGCGACGCCACGCCGATCTGCTGCTCGCGGTCGACGGCGGCAACAGCAAGACCGACGTGCGCCTGGTCCGGGCAGACGGCACGCCGGTGCGCCGGGCGATCGGCGGGCCGTTCCGGCCGCAGGCGCTGGGCGTGCCGGCGGCGATGGCCGTGCTGGACGGGCTGGTGGCGCAGGTGCTGTCGGGCGACGGCGATCAGCTGACGCACGACGGCGCCGCCGACACCGGCGAAGAGCAGATCACCATCGGCCCCGTCACCCGGGTCCGCGGCATCGCGGCCTTCCTGGCCGGCGCCGACCTCCCGGAGGAGATCTCCACCCTCCAGGCCGAGGTCGAGGCGCGCGGCTGGGCCGACGAGGTCTACGTCGCCAACGACACCTTCGCCGTCCTCTACGCGGGCTCGCCGCGCCGCCAGGGCGTCGCAGTCGTCTGCGGCACCGGCATCAACTGCGTGGCGGTCGCCCCCGACGGCCGCACCGCGACGTTCCCGGGCCTGGGCTGGGAGTCCGGCGACTGGGGCGGCGGCGGGGACCTGGGACGCGCGGCGCTGTGGTGGGCGGTGCGCGCCGAGGACGGCCGCGGCCCGGCGACCCTGCTGCTCGACGCGGTCACGTCGCACTTCGGGCGCCCGCAGGCCCTGGACGTAGTCCTGGCCATCCACCGCGGCCAGGAGTCCGACCGCCGCCTGGCCGAACTGGCCCCGGCGGTGTTCGCGGCCGCCGACGCCGGCGACGAGATCGCGGGCTGGCTGATCGACGTCCTAGCCGACGAGATCGCCGGCATGGCCGCCTCGGCCGCCCGCCGCCTGGACCTGGACGCCCCGGACGTGCTGCTCGGCGGCTCGGTGGCGGCCGCGGGACATCCCAGGTTGCTGGCACGTGTCCGGGAACGCGCCCCCGGCCCGATCACCGTGGTGACCGACGCACCGGTCGTCGGCGCGGTGCGCTACGGGGTGGGACGCTGGGGCGCCGACGCGCCGATCCCGGCCTGA
- the paaI gene encoding hydroxyphenylacetyl-CoA thioesterase PaaI, translating to MHTDEEAAGLAAARRMFDADKASAGLGIELVELAPGRAVARMRVAASMLNGHAIGHGGYVFLLADTAFALACNSHGPATVAAGADVSFLAPVAEGDVLTARAVERVVFGRSGIYDVTVARGGSDAASGAAGAAEEIVAEFRGRSRVIGGR from the coding sequence ATGCACACCGATGAAGAGGCGGCCGGGCTGGCCGCGGCACGCCGGATGTTCGACGCGGACAAGGCCTCGGCGGGGCTGGGGATCGAGCTGGTCGAGCTGGCGCCGGGGCGGGCCGTGGCGCGGATGCGGGTGGCCGCGTCGATGCTGAACGGGCACGCGATCGGGCACGGCGGGTACGTGTTCCTGCTCGCCGACACCGCGTTCGCGCTGGCCTGCAACAGCCACGGGCCGGCGACGGTCGCCGCCGGGGCGGACGTCAGCTTTCTGGCGCCGGTGGCCGAGGGGGACGTGCTGACGGCGCGGGCGGTCGAGCGGGTGGTGTTCGGGCGGAGCGGGATCTACGACGTGACGGTGGCGCGCGGGGGTTCGGACGCCGCGAGCGGGGCGGCCGGGGCGGCCGAGGAGATCGTCGCGGAGTTCCGCGGCCGCAGCCGGGTCATCGGCGGCCGCTGA
- a CDS encoding recombinase family protein, producing MKRDNSTPLVTPYARISDTDEERAPGLDRQLRSVLPLIEARGGVATREYIDNDKSAYKPEVIRDEGFEPWLQDFIAAKNDGIAGWDLDRIFRQPTDLERVIKAYCDAYFKQKRPKPVLWLPSMSIDLTDEDGQMIARMLVNIANHSSAKTVKRVTNFYRDEALRGNVFSNYPAFYRNADGSINEDKAVITTKAIADVFAGMRPTAIAEEWREKCITTARGGRVTGETVRRILIAPGIAGLAVYKKELLLDKEGQRVKRADGGLIDVPTWEALCELLKPKPDRRRPTRGLLSRVLRCGRCGSKLVRAPKSDHYFTYNCQSKDAGGCAGLGISGPRLDQQITALVLAYLDQPIEASEPEVAPDTTRLDEVTAKITELMTAYRAGEMSGSLVFPSIKELEDEQKTLRSQVARQVRKTRQVTSVAEEWPTLAFDRKQAILDELFEAIVIAPAHGVREKGRQTTYDENRVTVVWRSSK from the coding sequence ATGAAGCGGGACAACTCAACACCACTCGTCACTCCGTACGCCCGTATCTCAGATACGGATGAAGAGCGTGCACCTGGTCTCGACCGGCAGCTTCGTAGTGTCCTGCCACTCATCGAGGCGCGTGGTGGAGTCGCAACGCGCGAGTACATCGACAACGACAAGTCAGCGTATAAGCCAGAGGTCATCCGCGACGAAGGCTTTGAACCCTGGCTTCAAGACTTCATCGCCGCTAAGAACGACGGCATCGCTGGTTGGGATCTGGATCGGATCTTTCGGCAGCCTACTGACCTGGAGCGGGTCATCAAGGCGTACTGTGACGCCTACTTCAAGCAGAAGCGCCCCAAGCCTGTTCTCTGGCTTCCCTCCATGAGCATCGACCTCACGGATGAGGACGGTCAGATGATCGCTCGCATGTTGGTGAATATCGCCAACCACTCCAGCGCGAAGACGGTAAAGCGGGTGACCAACTTCTACCGAGACGAAGCGCTGAGGGGGAACGTCTTCAGCAACTACCCAGCGTTCTACCGCAACGCTGACGGCTCGATCAACGAGGACAAGGCTGTCATCACAACCAAGGCCATCGCGGATGTGTTCGCTGGTATGCGTCCTACAGCTATCGCTGAAGAGTGGCGGGAGAAGTGCATCACGACCGCTCGTGGCGGTCGAGTCACGGGGGAGACCGTGCGCCGTATCTTGATCGCGCCGGGTATCGCTGGCCTGGCGGTGTACAAGAAGGAACTCCTGCTCGACAAGGAGGGCCAGCGGGTCAAGCGGGCTGATGGTGGGCTCATCGACGTGCCGACCTGGGAAGCGCTCTGCGAACTCTTGAAGCCAAAGCCTGATCGCCGTCGTCCAACGAGGGGGCTCCTGAGCCGAGTTCTGCGGTGCGGTCGGTGTGGCTCAAAGCTAGTGCGTGCTCCTAAGAGTGACCACTACTTCACGTACAACTGCCAGTCCAAGGATGCAGGCGGGTGCGCTGGTCTGGGCATCTCAGGCCCGAGACTCGATCAGCAGATCACGGCCCTTGTACTGGCGTACCTCGACCAACCGATCGAAGCGTCTGAGCCGGAGGTCGCTCCCGACACGACCCGACTCGACGAGGTAACTGCGAAAATCACCGAACTCATGACGGCGTACCGAGCTGGTGAGATGTCGGGCTCGCTGGTGTTCCCGTCCATTAAAGAGCTTGAGGATGAACAGAAGACGCTGCGTTCACAGGTAGCGCGCCAGGTGCGAAAGACGAGGCAGGTCACGTCAGTGGCCGAGGAGTGGCCGACGCTCGCATTCGACCGGAAACAAGCGATTCTTGATGAGCTCTTCGAGGCGATAGTCATCGCACCCGCACATGGGGTGCGCGAGAAGGGGCGTCAGACTACGTACGACGAGAATCGGGTGACAGTGGTGTGGCGGTCATCCAAGTAG